A single genomic interval of uncultured Sphaerochaeta sp. harbors:
- a CDS encoding Hsp20/alpha crystallin family protein, with amino-acid sequence MKYYVTYNNSNPVSEFDSLFNDLWADWGTNRSKIPPVDIYETEKAYVIEAELAGYKQEEVRVNIEKHVLKISSDKQSLKSADEKQKNLVRERYFKKFERSFSLPEDIDEGNIEGEFADGVLTITLPKKKEVLPKTIEVKIK; translated from the coding sequence ATGAAATATTATGTAACGTACAATAACAGCAACCCTGTTTCGGAATTCGATTCCTTATTCAATGACCTTTGGGCTGACTGGGGCACCAATCGAAGCAAAATTCCCCCAGTAGATATCTATGAAACCGAGAAAGCATATGTGATCGAGGCTGAGCTTGCTGGGTATAAACAGGAAGAGGTCAGGGTCAATATCGAGAAACATGTCCTGAAGATCAGCAGTGACAAGCAGAGCCTGAAGAGTGCTGATGAAAAGCAGAAGAACCTGGTTCGTGAGCGATACTTCAAGAAGTTTGAGCGTTCCTTCAGTCTTCCCGAGGATATTGATGAAGGAAATATTGAAGGCGAGTTTGCCGACGGTGTCTTGACCATCACCCTTCCAAAGAAGAAGGA